The sequence GGGGTACTTGGGCCAAGGGCGCGGCGCTCGTTTGTCTATGGGGTTTCGCCCAAGGCGTATGGGCATCCGTGGCAGCCACCGCGGCGGAATTGGCGTTACGGGGCGCGGGGGCCACGTTTCCGGCCCCCTTGTACAAAAAATGGATCGAGGTCTACGGAAAGCAGAATCCCAGGGTGGCCATCACCTATGAAGCGGTCGGTAGCGGCGAGGGCATACGGCGCTTCCTGGCGGAGCAGGTCGATTTCGCGGGCAGCGATGCGGCCCTGAGCGATGAGCAGATCGCCCAGGTGGCGCGCGGGGTACGGATGATCCCGGTCACCGCCGGCCTGGTGGTCTTGGCCTACAATCTGCCGGGCCTGACCGGGCCCTTGAAGCTGTCCCGGGAGGCCTACGTGGACATCCTGGCCGGTCGGATCCGGCGCTGGAACGACCCGCGCATCCAGGCCACCAATCCCCACTTGACCTTGCCCAATCTCGGCATCACCCTGGTCGCGCGCCTGGACAGCAGCGGAACGACCTTTGCCTTGACCAATCACTTAAGCGCCGTTAGCGCGGAATGGCGGGACCGGGGGCCGGGGGCGGCGAAGGTGGTGGACTGGCCGGGCAATGCCATGCGGGTGCCCTATAACGAAGGCGTGGCCTCGCGCATCAAGCTCAGCGAGGGTTCCATCGGCTACGTGGAGTATGGGTTCGCCAAGCGTCTCGGGCTGCCCATGGCGTGGCTGCAGAACAAGGCCGGGCAGTTCGTGGAGCCCAACGACGATAGCGGGCAGGAAGCCCTGTCCAGCCATCCGGCACCGTGGCCGGAGAACCTGCGCCTGTTCATTCCGGATCCGGGCGGGGCTGGTTCCTATCCCATCGTAACATTCACCTGGCTGTTGCTGTACGGTCACTATCCGGACCCGGAGCGGGCCGCCCAACTGAAGAGGTTCGTGGCCTGGGGGCTGGATAGCGGCCAAACCTACGGTCGGGAACTGGGCTATATCCCGCTGGCCCCGGAGCTGGCCGCGCAATGCCGCGCGGCGCTGGAGGAGGTACGCTAGGATGGCTCGGGATTCTACGTATTCAGCCCGCCGCCAGGTCTGTTAGCCTGGGAAAGACCGTTGTCCGTTGAGGGAAGCTCATGTTCAAACTCGGACTGCTCTCCGGCGTGGTGGTGGCGGCCCTCGCCGACGCCACCCTGGCGAATCCAGAACCCCCGGGGCCGAAGGCATCCGCCAGGGCGATCCTCCAGGAGGCGCAGGAAAAGTTGGAGCACATGCTAGACCGGGATCCCACCCTGCTGGATCGGCTGGTGACCAGCGCCGGCTATGTGGTGTTTCCATCGGTCGAGGGCGACGCTGCCTCCGAGCTGGGCGTGGCTTTCAAGGATCAGCAGCCGGTCGGTTACGTGGAGCTGCAGCAAGCCTCCGGTGCCCCCGCGGCGCGGGGAAAATCCTATGCCGAACTGGTGATCCTGCAGGGAGAGCCGGCGCTCGAGCGCCTGCAACAGGGGGATCTCCGTTTCGACGAGCATACTAAGCCGGAGGTCCTGCGGCCGGGCATCGGCCAGGATGCCGAGTCCAACCAAGGCGTGGCGGTGATCGTCGAACCCGAGGGCCAACCCCTGGTGGGGCAGGCCTTTCGCTATCTTTCCGCGGATTGACCAAAGGCCCTAGAGTGGCGATGGCCATGCCTGGATCGACCGGCCAGCCGACGCTGACCCTGTCGCGGGTGGCATTTGACGCGGTGCTGTTCGATCTGGACGGTGTCATCACCCGCACGGCCAAGCTCCACATCGCAGCCTGGAAGACCATGTTCGACGATTACCTGGAGCAGCGCGCGCGCCGGCTCGGGGAAACATTCCAGCCCTTCGACCCCGACCGCGACTACCGGGAATTCGTGGACGGCAAGGCCCGTCACGACGGCGTGGTCGGTTTCTTAGCCTCCCGGGGCATCGTATTGCCGCTGGGAGATCCCGGCGATCCACCGGAACGGGAGTCGGTGTGGGGCTTGGCCAACCGCAAAAACCGCCTGTATCTGGATTTGCTCGCCACCCGCGGCGTGGAAGTATTTCCCTCCACCCTGACCTTGATCCGGCGGCTCCGGGCGCTGGGATTCAAGGTCGCGGTGGTTTCGGCCAGCAAGAACTGCGCCGAGGTGCTGCGCGCCGCCGGGATCGCCGCGCTGTTCGACGCCCGGGTGGACGGGCTGGACCTGGAGCGGGACCGATTGCGCGGCAAGCCGGCGCCGGATTCCTTCCTGGCCGCGGCGCGGCGGCTCGGGGTGGACCCAGCCCGGGCGGTGGTGGTGGAAGATGCCATTGCCGGCGTGCAGGCGGGGCGCGCGGGGCGGTTCGGGGGCGTGCTCGGGGTGGATCGCACCGGGCATCGGGACGCCCTCGCCGCCGCCGGCGCCCACTGGGTGGTGGCCGACCTCGAGGAAG is a genomic window of Candidatus Methylocalor cossyra containing:
- a CDS encoding HAD family hydrolase; translation: MPGSTGQPTLTLSRVAFDAVLFDLDGVITRTAKLHIAAWKTMFDDYLEQRARRLGETFQPFDPDRDYREFVDGKARHDGVVGFLASRGIVLPLGDPGDPPERESVWGLANRKNRLYLDLLATRGVEVFPSTLTLIRRLRALGFKVAVVSASKNCAEVLRAAGIAALFDARVDGLDLERDRLRGKPAPDSFLAAARRLGVDPARAVVVEDAIAGVQAGRAGRFGGVLGVDRTGHRDALAAAGAHWVVADLEEVAAVPA
- the pstS gene encoding phosphate ABC transporter substrate-binding protein PstS yields the protein MAATAAELALRGAGATFPAPLYKKWIEVYGKQNPRVAITYEAVGSGEGIRRFLAEQVDFAGSDAALSDEQIAQVARGVRMIPVTAGLVVLAYNLPGLTGPLKLSREAYVDILAGRIRRWNDPRIQATNPHLTLPNLGITLVARLDSSGTTFALTNHLSAVSAEWRDRGPGAAKVVDWPGNAMRVPYNEGVASRIKLSEGSIGYVEYGFAKRLGLPMAWLQNKAGQFVEPNDDSGQEALSSHPAPWPENLRLFIPDPGGAGSYPIVTFTWLLLYGHYPDPERAAQLKRFVAWGLDSGQTYGRELGYIPLAPELAAQCRAALEEVR